The following DNA comes from Leishmania mexicana MHOM/GT/2001/U1103 complete genome, chromosome 8.
cgttgaggTGGTCGGTCGCTTTCCTCTGTACTGACGAAAGAGGACTCGCGTGCGCTCGTGTCCGTTGCCTCCTCCGTGTTCGATCAGCGGGGTGGTTGGCGTTGTAGCACCTGCTGTACTGGGCATCCACGGTGGGGCGGATTGGTCACTGCTTGCCGCGTAGAAAGTAACTGCGGCGCCGTttgccgcggacgccgcggacCGGAGTGCGTGGACGCTGTGGTCGTCGTTGCTATGGagatgccaccgccgcccagcgctgccggtgccatTTGCTTGAGGGCGGCGTGACGTGGGCCCTGCTGAGCACCCGCCCTGTCCACATCCTCATTGCCGACCCGTATTGCCCAGGCTGGTACGCGGTGCGGACCCTCATCGTCGTGCTCTCGACgatccgcggcgctgcatggAGGGAGCCGCGACGGAGCGCTGGCCTTGAGGGGCGTCGTGGACTGCGTCCTCACTCGGGCGCTGTTTTCGTGCGGGCTccccgccggcggcgtgcgcTCCCGGGACGAGCGGAGGATGGACCCCGTGGCCCTGATGTTTGACCGGGAGCAGGCGCATGGGACGGTGAGACGGGCCGAAGGGGGCCGACGCTGGCAGGGGAGCGGGAGATCGGGGTGCCACTGCCACGGGTCGAGCACGGGATGGGGAAGGGAGTGGGGGACGGCGGGAGCggacaggaggagggcgaggcagcggaatGGAGCGGGCGCGCTGTTGCACGCGTCCCGTGGCAGccggcacccgcacgcgccgctgtaCCGCTGGTGGAAGTCCGGCAGCTCGCGGGAAGCGCGGGGCGACTGCGGCAGAGCATCTGGAGCGCGACAGGGTGGGCGCCGCGTGGCAGCCTCTGAGATCGGGGCCGGCTGTTGGCGGGCAGGAGGGACCTGGCGATGGAccggcgcgcggcggtgctgtccaTCCGCGGCATGGGGGCGTGGCGTCCGGCGGGGCGCGGGCGTGGCCGGGAGATGCGTGCTGTGCGAGGGCTGGACGGGGACTGCCCCACGGGCCGACGCGGCTGGTCACGGCCCCGGGAGCAGCGTGTCCCTCCGTCCGCATCGCCTGTGTGACGTGCGTGGCGACGGAACCGCGTGCCTGGCTGTGTgggtgctgcggccgtgtgcgcggcactgcgggcggagcggaggcgccgtgtgtgtggggggaggaggggctgtgGCAAGGGTTGCTCGCGTACCCGCGCGACGTGCCCGCCTCAGAGAGCCCTGCGGCCGTTTTCTGCGGAGGGCATCGCAGcgcgcggtgcggctgccgtggtgaAATGGTGCGACTGCGGCCGTGGCGCGGCCGGCTCCGTCTTCTGcgtggcgggagggagacatGGGCTGAGGGGGAGCGACTGCTCCTGTGGCCGCGCGGTGTGCTAGGAGTGAGCGAGCCAGTGCGCGGATCGACGGCATGCGGGCTGCAGGCTGATGTTGAGGCGCGGGGTCGGCGATTCCGGCGGCATGCCGGCTGGGTGTCGCTCTCCGTAGCGGCGACGAAGCGGCAGTGGCCCCCAGGCGCTGGAGGGGTGGCTTGCGACGGGGATGCGAGCGGTGTCTGCCTTGGGGGAAGAGCCGTGAGGAGGCTGCGCGCGGAGCGGACGGGCAACCGGACGATGGCCCCGCTGGGGCGTGCGCTgcgacgactgcggctgAGGGCCGGGCTCGTGGCGATTGCTGCTGGTGGACTGTGGCGGCTCCTGGAGGGTGcggggcggctgccgtctGTGCGGTTGCGCTTTGCGCTGGGTGGCCGCTGACTGGTCGCGCTGTGCGGGAGCGCCGGGGGTGAGCTGGAGGAACGGTACCCgtgtgccgcagcgagcacgcgacggcgcagctgcgcagggCCGCTTTGCGGCGAagacgcgctgcgcgagggtgcgtgcaggaggcgcgaccgccatcggcgtcgctgtgtgcggcagcggtgccagcaacgacggtggcgctgcactcGTTGGCCGGGAACGCGGCGCATCGGCTGTCGAGGGGCGTGAGCCGGGACGGCGCGGGGCCGCTGGGTTTTGGCCGGTGCTTGACCTGCTAGGCGCAGCACACCGTCGCACTGTGGGCCTCACCCGgtagtgtgtgtgcggtggaggtcgttgtgctgcgctgcaatGGGCGGCATGGACACGATCGGCGGTGTCGTGGACGTCGGCAGCACGAATGCCCTTGGTGTGCCGCTCGTCGAGGCCTGTGGCGACCCGCTCGGCGTCATGTCGGCATCATGTTGGACCTTGACGTCAATGCTGAATGCCGGGACACTCGTGGCTGCGCGGACGCCGCATGTGCGacaccgtggcggtgctgcggccggtgtcggtggccgtggcgcacacgctgctgcccctgctctGGACCTCTACGCGGACCTGTAGTTGGACCCCGACTGGAGGCGCTCTGGCCGGCGCACGAGCACCTCCGGGGCTGCGTGGAGGCTCTCTGCGGGGAGGTGTTTGTGGACgcggtgtgccgtggcggaggcggcttggatgagctgcttgccgcctgTGACGGGCGCGGTATCTGTTCGGGAAGGCGCAGGGATGCCAGGCTGCTgagggctgtgcggcgctgcgggacatggcgctgggcgatcgcgcagggtgtgcgagggtgctcggcggcaggcctgtgcgctgcgcctcccggtggtgctggctgtAGGCGCGCTGTGAAGTGAGGATGTGATGGGTgagcgcgggtggtgtgtgtgtgcgagcgcgtgtgtgtctgggcggaggggcgtgtgcacggatgcagggccccctcgcgtgctgcgactggcaccggcgccttcgtcggcgcatcgcgcgcacacggtgtggCTGCGTCTCACACCCCCTGCTCGCTGCTgacgtctgtctgtggtgtggtgcggtgtctgtgcgtgttgggtccgtctgcgcagccgccgtgcccctgcctgctgtgtgccgcgacgggggctgtgtgcttgtgtgctggtgtctcccccggcggtgctgtggtcGGTGTGTGTTCTGCTGTGCGGGCTGGTGCTCGGGTGCGATGGTGcgtggtgacggtgctgcatgccgcccgcccgcacgccgtggcggcccggctcgcctgcgcacgggcctccatcgtggccgcgcaggcgctcgtttggcgacgcggaagcgagaaggacgcagccggaggcaccgggcggtgtgctgtgcgcctgcgtgtcgttgcactctctccccctcgtcctcgccgtgcggcgcgcggcacatgcgccggcctcctctcctgctgctttttgtctgtgcgcatgccagccagcggcgcatctgcccccgctgcgcacgcctggcagtctccgctgcctgtgacctccccctgcctccccactctctgtgtctctgtcccctcctctctcctcgcccctGTCCGTCTGCGtcctctcacaacacgcgcgcaccacccaCCGCACACCGACAACGCGCGCATGAACGTGCGACGCAACGCAcctgtgcatgtgctgtcaaggctctccctcgctgtctccgGCCTGCAccccgcgccctcctcgcccgctctGTTGCGCCGTCTCGACCCCCAGaccctgcgcctcgccctttgtgctgtgtgcctccgcATCGCCTCTCTCAGCTCTGCGTTGTGCGGTCTCGAAAATGGCGGCGAAGCTCGGCGTCATCATCTACGTGGTGCTCCAGCTCATCGCGTTCGTGTGCGTGATCATGGGCACGGGGGTGGATATGTTTTACATCAAGCCGGACTTCAGCTTTGGCTTGAGGGTGTGCATCACGCTGTGGGGTGAAAAGACCGACTGCCGAAAGCTCAAGGTTACCAACCCCTCGGACTTCCGGTGGTCGCGGTGCCCGCGCATCCGGGACAACTTCCGGCTTGCTCAGTTGCTCGCTATCATCTCTGCCGTCGTGTACGGCTTTGCGTTCCTCTTCGGCTTCCTTTTGCTGTACTGCTGCTCTGGCTTCCGCTGgctctgcctggcgctgaacatcgtCGGTGCTGTCACTGCTGGTTTTGTCTGGGCGCTCATGGTGGTGACCTACCGAATTGAGGATCCTCACTGTCAGCAGCTGAGTAGAGGCTTCGATTTTGGCACGGGCTTCGGTCTAATTTTGTGCGCCTGGGTGCTGGATATCCTCGACCTCAtcttcctgctgctcccgtgGCAACTCGGGGAATCCGGTGAGAGTGAGGAGCCGAAGGAGCAAACGGAAGAGATGCAGGAGGAAGAGTCAAtgccagaggaggaggagtatAAGGAAATGGagtaggagggagagtgcggcAGGAATGCACGGTGGAGCTttgcggcagcgcggcagctccaccgagGCGTCGCCGTGGAGGGGCCgggtgagctgctgccgtcgggacagacggagggcgcGGAGGCTGCGGACGCTGGCCTCGGTCTTTCgccggcaccctctctctcgccgccgcctggtgcgtgcgtgtgcggcgcgggtgacgcgttggcgatgcggtgcagcggcgcacgcgcaccctgcACGCACGTCGTGATGAGCCCTTCTCAgtttctgcgctgcggcgtctgtTTCCCCGTTTGcatggtgctgcgcggctgtcggtgcgtgcgcgctccCTGTCGAGTGTCGATGTGGCTTCGCtgtcgagtgcgcgtgctggcgtgatgacggtttctgcgtggccgtcctcgtcctctcctgcgcgtttcctctgcgccgtgcccgccgctccgtccgcttttgcctgtgctgcgctgcacggcgccttGCGCTCTGCAGTGGGCGACGCACCGTTAGCGGGGATgggcgcaccgacgacccTGCCCTAATGCATGCCGGCGCTACGTCCCTTTGTGAgccgagagcgcgagaggggcagcgaggggatgcgacggccgccgccagggtCGGACGGTGACCGCGGGAATGCGAcggagcgtggcggcgagggggcGCGGAGGGCAGGGGGGTGATCAGACGGACGCActtgag
Coding sequences within:
- a CDS encoding putative amastin-like protein codes for the protein MAAKLGVIIYVVLQLIAFVCVIMGTGVDMFYIKPDFSFGLRVCITLWGEKTDCRKLKVTNPSDFRWSRCPRIRDNFRLAQLLAIISAVVYGFAFLFGFLLLYCCSGFRWLCLALNIVGAVTAGFVWALMVVTYRIEDPHCQQLSRGFDFGTGFGLILCAWVLDILDLIFLLLPWQLGESGESEEPKEQTEEMQEEESMPEEEEYKEME